From a single Lolium rigidum isolate FL_2022 chromosome 7, APGP_CSIRO_Lrig_0.1, whole genome shotgun sequence genomic region:
- the LOC124671812 gene encoding protein MHF2 homolog, with translation MEDEPEREGRGETFSPDLMHAIFKHVWSRRTERGGGADEAIEIEPAPETSRRSRSTTANASALQVSCELLRIFVAEAVQRCAVIAEAEGTTIIEPTHLERVLPQLLLDF, from the exons ATGGAAGATGAACCGGAGCGCGAGGGACGCGGCGAGACCTTCAGTCCG GATCTGATGCACGCCATATTCAAGCACGTGTGGAGCCGCCGGACCGAGCGgggcggcggcgccgacgaggCCATAGAAATCGAG CCTGCTCCGGAGACGTCAAGGAGGAGCAGGAGTACCACTG CCAATGCAAGTGCGCTTCAAGTGAGCTGCGAGCTTCTTCGGATCTTCGTCGCAG AGGCTGTGCAGCGTTGTGCTGTGATTGCCGAGGCCGAGGGGACGACCATAATCGAGCCCACCCACCTAGAACGAGTTTTGCCGCAGCTTCTTCTGGACTTCTGA
- the LOC124671813 gene encoding formin-like protein 4 yields MPHSLATLVLILASLLLPTAALADDSVRRVLHEPLFPIQWTPPPGFSSNPDNGGPALLPPPPPPPNTVTADVSSPTGPAPRVRGGGGGTPKAAIVVASAAAAAFLALLAFAAAFLLTGRLSRHPVQPHNAPVPTRPPAAHATVSEGHAPASGSSTVSRYRSERARRGICRDVDTVPSPELRPLPPLRRGSSDEEAAGYYTPGQLSASAGSGGGTGTWSEASASSPRTTTASRRSLPSLTSDFFSGTPAAAPAPFFATAPPPAPPAPRSRRTQPRTRFSATDTMPSNPLPTAPPPPPQPQNTVPKPPPPPPSAVHRSLKPVNPPTTIAVRAAPTTATIKDNVDAGGSMSMPTRTHDDSDEARPKMKPLHWDKVPASSDDRDMVWDRLKSNSFQLDEDTIDVLFMNKATAAPPPRKAGMTQLRKQERVLEPNKAHNIAILLRALNVTLEELEDALLNGNAECLGAELLETLVKMAPTKEEEHKLRNFTGDLSKLGSAERFLKAVLDIPFAFKRVDAMLYQANFESEIIYLRKSFQTLEAACEDLKGSRLFLKLLEAVLRTGNRMNVGTNRGEAKAFKLDTLLKLADIKGTDGKTTVLHFVVQEIIRSEDEKSDRAAENHITNTAKDIQFRRHGLKVVSGLSSELGNVKKAATMDFDVLHSYVSKLQTGLGTINSVIRLEEQCTKGEKFFAAMRSFLKEAEQAIQQVRCEEKKALERVNEITNYFHGNTAKEEAHPLRVFMVVRDFVSILDRVCREVGQQDRTPAGSFRVLATTVSPMLNVHGRDANSDEDS; encoded by the exons ATGCCTCACTCACTGGCAACGCTAGTGCTCATTCTCGCCTCGCTCCTCCTCCCGACCGCTGCACTCGCCGACGACAGCGTCCGCCGGGTGCTCCACGAGCCGCTCTTCCCCATTCAGTGGACACCGCCGCCCGGCTTCAGCTCCAACCCCGACAACGGTGGGCCGGCGCTGCTGCCACCGCCTCCCCCGCCGCCCAACACCGTAACCGCCGACGTCTCCTCCCCCACAGGCCCCGCCCCGcgcgtccgcggcggcggcggaggcacccCCAAGGCCGCCATCGTcgtcgcgtccgccgccgccgcggccttccTCGCCCttctcgccttcgccgccgcGTTCCTCCTCACCGGCCGCCTCTCGCGCCACCCGGTCCAGCCACACAACGCGCCCGTGCCGACGCGCCCTCCCGCTGCCCATGCCACCGTCTCGGAGGGCCATGCACCTGCTTCTGGCTCCTCGACGGTCTCCCGCTACCGCAGCGAGCGCGCGCGCCGGGGCATTTGCCGCGACGTCGACACCGTCCCGAGCCCGGAGCTCCGCCCGCTCCCGCCGCTACGCCGAGGCTCGTCCGACGAGGAAGCGGCCGGGTACTACACTCCAGGACAGCTCTCCGCCTCTGCCGGGTCCGGCGGAGGGACCGGGACGTGGAGCGAGGCCAGCGCGTCCAGCCCGCGCACCACCACGGCCTCCCGCCGCagcctccccagcctcaccagcgacTTCTTCTCCGggacgccggccgccgccccggcccctTTTTTCGCAACTGCGCCCCCTCCCGCTCCTCCCGCGCCACGGTCCCGCCGCACGCAGCCGCGCACCCGCTTCTCTGCCACCGATACGATGCCCTCCAACCCTCTACCCAcggcccctcctccaccaccgcagCCCCAAAACACAGTCCCAaaacctccaccgccgccgccatcagcTGTGCACCGCTCACTCAAACCAGTTAACCCTCCCACCACCATCGCGGTGCGCGCGGCGCCTACCACGGCGACGATCAAGGACAATGTCGACGCCGGTGGCAGCATGTCAATGCCAACACGGACGCACGATGACAGTGACGAAGCTCGACCGAAGATGAAGCCGCTGCACTGGGACAAGGTCCCTGCGAGCTCTGACGACCGCGACATGGTCTGGGATCGGCTCAAGTCCAACTCCTTCCA GTTGGATGAGGACACGATCGACGTGCTCTTCATGAACAAGGCgacagccgcgccgccgccaaggaAAGCTGGCATGACGCAGCTCAGGAAACAGGAGAGGGTCCTTGAGCCCAACAAGGCACACAACATTGCCATCCTGCTGCGTGCGCTGAATGTCACGCTCGAGGAGCTCGAGGATGCACTTCTAAATG GTAATGCTGAATGTTTGGGGGCAGAACTTTTGGAGACCTTAGTAAAGATGGCTCCCACGAAAGAGGAAGAACATAAACTGCGAAACTTCACCGGGGACTTATCAAAACTTGGCTCGGCGGAACGGTTTCTTAAAGCAGTTCTTGATATACCTTTCGCCTTCAAACGAGTTGATGCCATGCTGTACCAAGCAAATTTTGAGAGCGAAATAATTTACCTCAGAAAATCTTTTCAAACACTTGAG GCAGCTTGTGAAGATTTAAAAGGCAGCAGATTGTTCCTAAAACTACTTGAAGCAGTGCTGAGAACCGGGAACCGAATGAATGTTGGCACAAATCGTGGCGAGGCAAAAGCTTTCAAACTAGACACCCTCCTTAAACTAGCAGACATCAAAGGCACCGACGGCAAAACCACCGTGCTACACTTTGTAGTCCAAGAAATCATCCGCTCAGAAGACGAAAAATCAGACAGAGCTGCAGAAAACCACATCACAAACACCGCGAAAGATATACAGTTTCGCAGGCATGGCCTGAAGGTCGTGTCTGGGCTGAGCAGCGAGCTAGGGAATGTCAAGAAAGCGGCAACCATGGATTTCGACGTGCTGCACAGCTACGTATCCAAGCTCCAAACCGGTCTTGGAACGATAAACTCGGTCATCCGGCTCGAGGAGCAGTGCACGAAGGGGGAGAAGTTCTTCGCGGCGATGCGTAGTTTTCTGAAGGAAGCTGAGCAGGCGATCCAGCAGGTCAGGTGtgaggagaagaaggctctggagAGAGTGAACGAGATCACCAACTACTTCCATGGCAACACGGCGAAAGAGGAAGCTCACCCTCTAAGGGTCTTCATGGTGGTGAGGGACTTCGTTTCCATTCTGGATCGTGTCTGCAGGGAAGTTGGCCAGCAGGACAGGACGCCTGCTGGGTCTTTCCGTGTCTTGGCGACCACCGTAAGTCCGATGCTGaatgtgcatggaagagacgccaATTCCGACGAGGATAGCTGA
- the LOC124676641 gene encoding protein-L-isoaspartate O-methyltransferase: MSVAAASASSSPSALFPSPTTAARRRFLHHLLAAPPRPPPLRRCSPYHWMAQFWTEGSLEKNNALVEYLKQYGAVTTDQVAEVMETIDRALFVPKGFTPYIDSPMPIGYNATISAPHMHATCLELLKDRLQPGMHALDVGSGSGYLTACFAMMVGPEGRAVGIEHIPELVVASTENVERSAAAPLLKDGSLSFHVSDGRLGWPDVAPYDAIHVGAAAPEIPQPLLEQLKPGGRMVIPVGTYSQDLQVIDKNTDGSTSVRNDASVRYVPLTSRSAQLQDP, from the exons ATGTccgtcgccgccgcgtccgcctcctcctccccgtcggccCTCTTCCCGTCGCCTACCACGGCCGCCCGCCGCCgattcctccaccacctcctcgccGCGCCCCCGCGGCCGCCGCCTCTGCGGCGCTGCTCCCCGTACCACTGGATGGCG CAATTTTGGACTGAAGGATCACTGGAGAAGAACAATGCTCTTGTTGAGTACCTGAAGCAGTATGGTGCTGTTACAACGGATCAAGTGGCAGAAGTAATGGAAACTATTGACAGAGCGTTGTTTGTACCAAAAGGCTTTACTCCTTACATTGACAGTCCTATGCCTATCGGTTACAATGCAACAATATCTGCCCCTCACATGCATGCAACCTGCTTAGAACTGCTGAAGGATCGTTTGCAGCCAGGAATGCATGCTCTCGACGTTGGATCAG GCAGTGGCTACTTGACTGCTTGTTTTGCAATGATGGTTGGACCAGAAGGGCGTGCAGTGGGGATTGAACACATTCCTGAACTTGTTGTTGCCTCTACTGAAAATGTGGAAAGGAGTGCTGCAGCTCCACTACTGAAGGACGGTTCACTTTCTTTTCATGTTTCAG ATGGAAGGCTTGGCTGGCCAGACGTTGCGCCATACGATGCGATTCATGTGGGCGCGGCGGCACCTGAGATCCCTCAGCCGCTGCTTGAGCAGCTGAAGCCCGGAGGGCGGATGGTGATTCCCGTCGGAACCTACTCCCAGGACCTACAGGTGATCGACAAGAACACCGATGGATCAACCAGTGTCCGGAACGACGCCTCCGTGCGCTATGTCCCTCTAACCAGCCGATCTGCTCAACTCCAGGATCCGTGA